The region AGCAGGCCACCGAGAAAGGGGAAATGCTTGATTAAGGCTCTGAAATGGTATCATTGCATAAATTGGTGGAAATGTTGTTTTTAAAACATTATTACAATATTCTAAAGCAGCTTATGAAATTATGGTGTTGTCGTTCAATGACAAAAGGGAGGGAATGTGAAAAAATATTCGACACTTTGAGATTTTTATGTATTTAATCTTGCAACGTGACAAACTGGAATCTGTATAATCCCAGAGTGTTTTGTTCTGTGCTACATGTGTATGCAGTAGGAGGCATGTAAAGTTCTGATCATTCTTCAATGTGTAACTAAGGGGAGATCGGTGGCCTTGATtaaaacaacaccttatattctgtctgggtagcttccaacctgatggcatgaacatcgacttctctaacttccgctaatgccccacctccccctcgtaccccatctgttacttatttttatacacacattctttctctctctctcctttttctccctctatccctctgaatataccccttgtccatcctctgggtcccccccacttgtctttcttcctggacctcctgtcccatgatcctctcatatcccttttgccaatcacctgtccagctcttggctccatccctccccatcctgtcttctcctatcattttggatctccccctccccctccaactttcaaattccttactcactcttccttcagttagtcctgacaaagggtcttggcctgaaacgtcgactgcacctcttcctagagatgctgcctggcctgctgcattcaccagcaacttttatgtgtgtaattAGAACACCAATATCGTCAGTTTTGGGGTCGTCATTAAGGTTGTGCTGGTTGGATCAGGAACTGACTGGTTGAAAGGAAGAACCTGGAGGggagtgtgggtctttaggcttctgtacctcctggccAACAGTAATTGAGAGAGGATGATGTGGCCTGGAAAGTGGGGATTTTCATCACCAATACAGTTGGGAAATTCGTGATGTGGATTGTTAATCAGAAATTTACAACAATGATGAACTGGGAAGAAAAGTTGAGATGAGCAGCGGATATGCGTTTAAACAGAAGTCAAATCAACTGAGAGATCAGAATGAGTTGCAGTAATATTCCAGCATGGGGAgctatgagggagaaggtgtggcTGGAGGGCTGGTCCTAGGAGTTTTCCCAGTGTGGCTCCCACTGGGCTGAATGGCTGGTCTTTGCAGCGTACATGGTCCGTATTGGGGAGACATTAAGCACTTAAGAGACAAAAGCATTTAAAATCCCACTCCAGATATAGGATGTAATTAAACATCATTTTCCCCTATCATCAAGGTCTCTCCTAGGTGATAAGAAGTTGCTGTCAGATCCTGATGTTTTTACGATCCagtttctttggaagtcaagaacgaGGCATAAACCAATTGCTTACGATCGCTTTATTAAGCGTTACAAAAATGAGGGGCCACAATATTGTCACAGTCAGCATGATGCTACTTCAGTTCGGGGTGTCAGAGTTCCAAGTTCAATCCCGATCTCCCCTGTAAGGAGCTTACACGTCTCCCACGGAATGTGCGGGTTTCCTCTGCGTGccctggattcctcccacagtcggtcaattggtcattgtaaattgtcctgggattagTTTACGGTTCAAGCAGTGGGTTGCTGGCATCGTGGCTCAAAGACCCAGAAGGGCAAAATCTGTGCGgaatcgctaaataaataaataaatagcacaacgAGAGATTGAgagtcctgacaagttgcatctccatctggtatgggagctgtcgagcatcagaccagaagcCCCTACaagggactgtgagaacagctgagaggatcataggggtctccctaccatccatcggggacatttatcaggagcgctgtatacacagggcccttagtattattaaggatcccacccacccatccagcatcctctttgactttctaccatcaggcaggagactacggtgtataaaaacaagaacggttagggtaagaaacagtttctttccccaggcctTAAGGCTTCTGAACTTCCTGCCACATGGCCTTccaagtgtcactggttaactTGTTCCATACTTTCCAATAGTTAATATTAATGTAATtgatctgtagattttatccttaatttcatcagttattgtgtgttatgagtactactgtgctttacactctggttcaaagaaacattctttcatttctatatacattatatacacatatatagttaaatgacaataaacttgacttgaaaaaAAGTGGTATAATTTTCTTATACCAGACTGCTGATAGTGAGCATTCCATCTGAATTCCATTCCTTAAATTAATCTGTAAGCTAGCacctattcaaataatgcaataCCCAAGTAAGGTAAGTAAGGGATGCCATTACTTACTCTTTCTAAACCTGCAGCAATATTTTTAATCTCTTttttatttcctgtaacaccacagcaTGGGAATAAAATTAATGGAAAACAAGCTCCTTCTTTAAATGCACAAATGAATCAAGCTGGGTGGGAGCACTCAATTGTGGTAGGCATTTGGCACCAGAAATTGTTTTCTGAAATCCCATgtgtttttcaaactttttcttgagCTTGTGTACTGAACTTCGGATCTCACCACCACTGGGGGAATCGGGAAGGTCTCTCTACATGTAGATCTAAGTGCCCCTTGTGGTATATTAAACCCtgaccccagtgtgaacttgctggtgttttACCAGGCTGGACGACCGAGTGAAGCCCTTCTCACACTCAGAACAAGTGAAGAGCTTCACAGCcctgtgaacttgctggtgtctggACAGGTAACAGGAATTGCTGAACCCTTTCCCACACTTGGAGCAGacgaatggcttctccccagtgtgagttTGCAGATGAGTCACCAGGTGACATGACTgggtgaaccccttcccacacttagagcaggtgaatggcttctccccagtgtgaacccgctggtgtgTCCTCAGGTTCGACAACTGAGCAaaacccttcccacactcagagcagatgaacggtttctccccactgtgaactctcTGGTGAGTCAACAGGGAAGAtggttgagtgaatcccttcccacaggctAAGCAAATGAACggtttctccccggtgtgaactcgctggtgtgttcGCAGGTTGGACAACtgagtgaaccccttcccacactctgagcagatgaacggtttctccccagtgtgaagtcgctggtgtATCAGTAGGTAAGATTGttcagtaaatcccttcccacactcggagcaggtgaacggtttctccccggtgtgaatccGCTGGTGCTTTAACACTTCAGACGAacgggtgaatcccttcccacactcggagcaggtgaacggtctctcttcAGTGTGGATCCGCTGGTGATTCAGCAGGTCACATGAAtgagtgaaccccttcccacagtcgGAGCAGGTGAAAGGCTTCACCCCGCTGTGCAGCTGCTGGTGTCTCAACAGGTAACGGGAATCCGTGAATGCCTTACCAcactcggagcaggtgaacggcctctccccggtgtgcaTTCGCTGGTGGGTTGTcaggtgagatgactgagtgaatcccttcccacattcagagcagatgaaAGGCCTCTCCCCCCGGTGAACACGCTGGTGTGTAAACATgttggataactgagtgaatcccttcccacactcagagcaGATGTACGGTTTCTCCCCGGTGTGGACTCGCTTGTGGTTGACCAAATTTGACAACTGCGtaaaccccttcccacactcagagcaAGTAAATGGCTTCTCTCCCGTGTGAACTCGCCGGTGGCTCTGCAAATCAGATGAACGGCTGAACTCCTTCCCACACTCCGAGCAAGAgaacggcttctccccggtgtgaactcgctggtgcttCATCAGTTCCGATGACTGGGTGAACCCCTTCCCGcactcagagcaggtgaacggtttctccccgGTGTGGATCCGCAGGTGGACCACGAAGTTGGAGCGGTAGGCGAACAGTTTTCCGCAGTCagggcaggtgaacggcttctccccggtgtgaacccgctggtgtgTGATCAGATTGCTCGATTGCTTGAAGCGTTTCCCGCAGCTGGGGCACTGATAGGGGTTCATGGCTGTGGAGTCAGGAGTGTGTGAACGGCGGGGCTGACAGAGGGGAGGTTTGTAAATCTGTTACCTCCTTCCCGGACACACTGCGGCTGAAAGTCCAACCATGGCCCACTGAACAAGGGACGCTCGGATTGCGGATGAAATCGACCCCGACACGGGACCTGGGCCCGAACCCAGTCTTGAAGAGAATTAGGACCAAGCCAGGCCCCAGCTACACGGCTACGGAGAGTGTCGATATTCCACCGTCTCCCCCCGACCACCTACCGCACCCGAACCCGGCAGAATCCTCCGCTTCCCGCCGATGCCCTGACCAGTTTGCACTGCGTCACCAGGAAGGCGCACGCGTAGCGACAGCACGGCGGCGGATGGAGCTGTTTCTAACGTACCAGGAATTATGGGTAGCTCGCCGGCCATTGATTTTACTGTTACTACTAAAAGCGTCTGGATCGGAAGAAAGTTGGTTGGAAAGGATGTGGAGGAGAGGGTGGATtagaaaatgttaaaaaaaaaaatcagaggcaGGGAACAAACTGGAGACTGTAATGGGTGAAGATAAATAGCAGCTTTCTGGGAAATTGAAAACTAAGCATTGAATTGAGGATCATAGTGGCTTATAGTCCCGTGATAAAAGTAGATTTAAATAAATTAAGGAAGAGCTTGATGTATTACAGATTTTTGAACGTGGACCTGTTTCAGATATCATTTGGTTTAGGATAACTACAGATAAAAACGTTGACGCATTACCTCTTATCTTTAAGTCTTCGTGTTTTCACAGATAATAAACAATGAGAGAAAGCTTTGTGGTCAAAAATTGGGGGAAGAAGGAAAATAACAAGAAGAACAGTGAACGACAGTGGCTTTGGGTAGTAATCAtaagaatcataatcaggtttaatatcactggcatatcgtTAAAATTTGTTGTCTCTACaatagcagtacaatacaatacattatACAGGAAAATGTACATTACAGGGAGTATATATACTTAATATACTGAAAGCGGTGGCTGAAGAGAacgtggatgcattagtaataatctttcaatgatcactagattctggaattgcaaatgtcattccacactccaagaaaggagaaaggcagaagaaaggaaattataggccagttaatctgacctcagtggttgggaagatgttggagtcaattgtgaaGGATGTGGCTTCAGGTTACTTgcaagcacatgataaaacaggccacagtcagcatggtttcctcaaggaaaaagtCTTACCTgataaatcttttggaattctctaaagaaataacaagcaggattgacaaaggagaatcagtggatgttgtgttcttggatttttgTTGTGTAAGTTAAGCAAATTTTGTTGTGTACATTGGTTAATATTGTGTACTTTtaactgcttaacaagttaagagccatggtattacaggaaagattccagtatggatagaacactagctgattggtaggaggtagagtgggaataaagggagctttttctggttggttgccggtgactagtggtgttcctcaagggtctgtgttgggactgcttctttttacgttatgtcAATGACCTCGATAATGGAATTGACggccttgttgcaaagtttgtggatgatacaaagataggtggaaggacaggtagtttagaggaagttgagaagctacagaaggactttgacagattaggagaattggcaaagaagtagcagatggaatactgtgttggaaagtgtatggtaaagcactttggtcaaagaaataaaaggtagattattttctaaattgagagaaTATTCAAAATCacaaggtgcaaaaggacttgcgCAGGATTCCCTAGAGGATAAttggcaggttgagtcggtggtgaggaaggcaaatgcaatgttagcatttatttcgagaactagaatataaaagcaaggatgaaatgttCCAGCTTTATGAACCACCGGTGAGaactcacttggaatattgtgagtagttttgggccgcttatcttagaaagaatgtgctgatacTGCAGAAGGTTCAAAGAAggtccaggattgaacggcttatcATAGCAagagcgtttaatggctctgggcctgtattcactggaattcagaagaatgaggggtgacttcattaaaacctatcaaatgatgacaggccttgatagagtagatgtggagaggatgcttcctggggtgggagagtctaggaccagaggacagcctcGAGAAAGAAGATGAGTAATTGTTCCAtctagggagtggtgaatctgtggaatttgttggtacaggcagctgtggaggccaagtcgttctgtatatttaaggcagaggttgattagtcagggcatgaaaggatacaggaagaaagcaggagattggccctggtgagaccacacctggagtattgtgtacagttttggtctccaaatttgaggaaggacattcttgctattgagggagtgcagtgtaggttcacgaggttaattcccggcaTGGCGGGACTGacatatattgaaagattggagtgactgggcttgtatacactggaatttagaagggtgagaggggatctgattgaaacacataagattattaagggattggacacgctagaggtaggaaacatgttcccgatgttgggggagtctagaaccagaggccacagtttaagaataaggggtagaccatttagaatggagttgaggaaaaactttttcacagagagggttgtggttctgtggaatgctctgcctcagaggcagtggaggccaattctctggattctttcaagaaagagttagatagagctcttaaagatagcggagtgaagggacatggggagaaggcaggaacggggtactgattgtggatgatcagccatgatcacagcgagaggaagtgctggcttgaagggctgaatggccgactcctgcacctattgtctattgagaggaaaaatgtatcagccatgatgaaatggcagagcagactcgatgggccaaatagtctaattctgctcctatatctttgggTCTTACATgataagtagttaaattaaattagtgcaaaaatagaaataaaaaagtagtgaggtggtattcatgggttgatggcagaggggaagaagctgttcctgaatcactgagtgagtgtcttcaggcttctgtacctcctccctgatggtaggaatgagaacaaGGCTGGACCTGGGCGATagcgtccttaatgatagatgcctcctgtttgaggcatcgctccttgaaggtgtcctgggcaCTGTGGAAGCCAGTTCCCATGGTGGAGCTGAGTttacttatttcaatcctgtgcagtaacgtGCCCCCAACCCATAACAGGTGGTGATGCAGAtattaaaatgctctccacagtacatctgtagaaatttgtgtctggtgacagaccaaatatcctcaaactcctaatgaaatatagccaccatcATGCCCTGGAACATATTACAGATAATTTAGATGAGAGGAAAGTTGTAGACAGTGAACATTTAAAAGTGTCTCGTGGTGGACCAAGAACAGATAGCTCATTGGTGTAGATTAGCTTTGATGGAAAGTAATTGCCAGATAGGGTTAATTTAGTTTATATGAGTTATCTCCTTTGAGTGTATCTTCCTAAAGTTTGTCAAAGACAAAATCGagattattgtcatctgcacaagtgcatgtacagtggcatgcaaaattttgggcaccacggtcaaaatttctgttactgtgaatagcttagcgagtaaaagatgaactgatttccaaaaggaataaagttaaagatgacacatttctttaacattttaagcaagaaaactttttttatttccatcttttacagtttcaaaataacaaaaaatgaaaagggcctgaagcaaaagtttgggcaccctgcatggtcagtacttagtaacaccccctttggtaagtatcacagcttataaacgctttccgtagccagctaagcgtctttcaattcttgtttgggggattttcacccagtcttccttgcaaaagggttccagttctgtgagattcttgggctgtcttgcatgcactgctcgtTTGacgtctatccacagattctcgatgaggTTTAGGTCGgcagactgtgagggccatggcaaaaccttcagcttgcacctcttgaggtagtccattgtggattttgaggagtgtttaggatcattatcctgttgtagaagccaaaaagttcaattcaaaaggttcaaaggaacacctaaacaagcctgatgcattttggaaacaagtcctggggaccgatgaaattaaaatagaactttttggccgcaatgagcaaaggtatgtttggagaaaaaagggtgcagaatttaatGAAAAGAACCTCTCTCCaattgttaagcacgggggtggatcgatcacactttgggcttgtgttgcagccagtggcacggggagcatttactggtagagggaagaatgaattcaattaaatacagcaaattctggaagcaaacatcacaccgtccgtaaaaaagccgaagatgaaaagaggatggcttctacaacaagatAATAATCTTAAACactcctcaaaatccacaatggactacctcaagaggcgcaagctgaatgttttgccatggccctcacagtcccccgacctaaacatcatcgagaatctgtggatagacctcaaaagagcagtgcatgcaagacggcccaagaatctcacagaactagaagccttttgcaaggaaaattgggcaaaaatcccccaaacaagaattgaaagactcttagctggctacagaaagcgtttacaagctgtgatacttgccaaagggggtgttactaagtactgaccatgcagggtgcccaaacttctgcttctggcccttttccttttcagtcatttcgaaaatgtaaaagatggaaataaaaaagttttcttgcttaaaatgttaaagaaatgtgtcatctttaactttatgccttttggaaatcagttcatcttttactcgcttagctattcacagtaacagaaattttgaccaggggtgcccagacttttgtGTGCCACTGTATGCAtgggtgcaatgaaaatcttgcagcagcattgcaggctcaagaatcagataagcagcattcagaagaaataacatttttacaagaaacCACACAATTAGAATATAGTAaattttagtgcaaagtaatTATACAGTCCAGTCTGACAGCCACTTTCTATATCATGTGGAATGCTGGCACTTCAAACTGTGTGCAGCAACATGTGATTTAATCCCAGCggatcacagggcaatttacaatcaccagttAATCTATCAGCCAGTACGATTTTGGaaagtgggaagaaactggagcaagcAGAGGAaatcacgtggtcacggggagaaaacacaaactccttacagactggggCAGGAAATGACCCggggtcactgggactgtaaagcattgtgctagccactacaccaccatgccaGATTACTGTATTACTTCCGGAGATTCAAAGAAGAGAATCTTGTCATATCAGAGCCTCAGTTATGGAAATATAAAAGGGTATTCACATGTTTATGTCAGTGTTAGGTAGACTATCTTTGAAAATAGGTACACTAATGTGAGTTTGAGCTGCTCTACCATCAGCAACCATTTTAGCTTACTTGCAGTGACTTGTGTGTATTCACCTCCTTTCACATCTGAATTAGTAATTAACAACGTTTGTTAACGACCTTCTCATTGAGCTCCCAGTGGTTCCTTATGGGAATCTCAGCAGGAATCAGAGTCTTTGATCACTCCAAGCAGCAGAAACCTGTTGGGAAGCAGACAGCACATCTTGGGTTAATTTCACAAAATAGTTAATTAAACTCTCTGCCATAATATGCTTATCAGCTTCTCTGAGGTCGAGAGCTCCTGGCAGTGACGTGGGTCACCCTGTTACCACCTCCAATGGCCTTTATCTTGTTTGTGGTTGCTCTGATGTGACACAAGATGACAGGAAGAGCCGTAGGCCATGGTACAACCTTCCTCATGATACTCACTCAGTCCTTGTTGATGATCCCATTCATTCATTCGGCTTGTCCTGATGACTCTGGGTGATGTGGACAATGGAAAGACCATTCAATATTCATCAATTGTCAAAATTCCCAATAAACATTCCCAGTGAGATGTGTTCCTCGGTCAGATTCAATGTGAGGTGCCAATCTCCATCTCAGAATACAGTCCTTGATTAGTTGTTGGTGTGTGTGGCTGTGGCTTTCCTTGTGGGAATAGTTTGAAAACTTGTCCACTATTACTAGTACATTGGGTATCCTCGACACCTTGGGAGAGTAATGTAGTCCATTTGTAGATGCAAAAATAGACCAGATGTCCACTCCAATGTGTCCTGGGGAATTTATCTGCTCGATAAGAAAGCAACATAATCTACGACTCTAGGCTCCATCACTCTTTAATGTCCCAGCATTCTCCATTCAGAACAACATTTCTTTGTTAGAGCATTGAATCTGCATCTCTCAAATAGCCTCTATGTTTGCCTGTTCACTCCAGATGCTCTCTGTACTTCTTTTAATtttttgagttaaaaaaaaacttctttgaCCTAACCCATGCTGCCTTGTTGACAATTTCATCAGCGAATGCATTTGCAGTTTTCCCTTATTGTCATTTTGTAGTGGTGTTTTACCGTTATTAGATAACACTCATGAGTTCATTGTGATTCATACAGCCGTAAGAAATCCCCTTTGCCTCCACTAGTTTCCAAATCGTGAACAATTCCAGAAGCATATTGAGAATCAGTGGAGAGATTAGCTGATTTTCTTTGTGCCATCTTACAGGCTTCCAGTACTGGCTGTCACACTGCAGTACCAGGAACCAAGCTTCCCGATGCCAAGTGACACAATAGCCTCCACCAGATCTTGAAAGTTTCTCGAAAATAATAGAGGCAACCCCCAGAACAATTACACATAGAGAGCTAATGATATAAAGTACTGTACAAACAAGCAcaagaaagttaaactacaagaaaagtaACAATTATACAGTCTAACCCAACACTACAGTCTCCATCACCCTGAGAGGGTCTATCTGCATGTGGATATATATTCCGCCCAGACATTTTCAAACCTTGTCcctagtgtgaacttgctggtgttttACCAGGTTAGATGACCGAATGAACCTCTTCCCACACTCAGaacaggtgaacagcttctcccggGTGTGAACTTGCTTGTGTTTCTTCAGGCTGCATCGTTGAGTGAATCCCCTGCCACACTCCGAGCAGATGAACGGTTTCTCCCCGGTGTGGATTCGCTGGTGGGTCTCCAGATAAGGTCGTTtattaaatcccttcccacacactgagcatttgaatggtttctccccagtgtgaattcgctggtgggTCACCAGATAAGGTCGTTtattaaatcccttcccacactccgaGCAGatgaacggtttctccccagtgtgaattcgctggtgagtcaacagggaagatggctgagtgaatcccttcccacactcagagcaGATAAAAggtttctccccggtgtgaactcgctggtgagttCGCAGATTGGACAACTGAGTGAATcgtttcccacactctgagcagatgaagggtttctccccagtgtgaagtcgctggtgaGACTTCAGGTTGTTTATCTGAGTAAAACTCTTCCCACACTCAGAGCAGACGTACGGTTTCTCCCCCGTGTGAACACGCTGGTGTCTCGTCAGGTAATGTTGTtctgtgaatcccttcccacacacggagcaggtgaacggtctctcctcGGCGTGTACCTGCTGGTGTTTCAGCAGGTCACATGAAtgagtgaaccccttcccacagtcgGAGCAGATGAACGGCTTCACCCCGCTGTGCAGCTGCTGGTGTCTCAACAGGTAACGGGAATCCGTGAATGCCTTACCAcactcggagcaggtgaacggcctctccccggtgtgcaTTCGCTGGTGGGTCGTcaggtgagatgactgagtgaatcccttcccacattcagagcagatgaaAGGCCTCTCCCCTcggtgaactcgctggtgtgtaaACATgttggataactgagtgaatcccttcccacactcagagcaGATGTACGGTTTCTCCCCGGTGTGGACTCGCTTGTGGTTGACCAAATTTGACAACTGCGtaaaccccttcccacactcagagcaAGTAAATGGCTTCTCCCCCGTGTGAACTCGCCGGTGGCTCTGCAGAGCAGATGAACGGCTGAACTCCTTCCCACACTCCGAGCAAGAgaacggcttctccccggtgtgaactcgctggtgcttCATCAGTTCCGATGACTGTGTGAACCCCTTCCCGcactcagagcaggtgaacggtttctccccgGTGTGGATCCGCAGGTGGACCACAAAGTTGGAGCGGTAGGCGAACAGTTTTCCGCAGTCagggcaggtgaacggcttctccccggtgtgaacccgctggtgtgTGATCAGATTGCTCGATTGCTTGAAGCGTTTCCCGCAGCTGGGGCACTGATAGGGGTTCATGGCTGTGGAGTCAGGAGTGTGTGAACGGCGGGGCTGACAGAGGGGAGGTTTGTAAATCTGCTACCTTCTTCCCCgatacactgcggctgaaagtcCAACCGCAACCCACTGGAGACTGGGACGCTCGGGAGCTGAGCCCCAGGTTGCGGATGAAATCGACCTCGGCACTGGACCTGGGCCCGAACGCAGACTTGGAGAGAATAGGACCAGGCT is a window of Mobula birostris isolate sMobBir1 chromosome 10, sMobBir1.hap1, whole genome shotgun sequence DNA encoding:
- the LOC140204029 gene encoding uncharacterized protein isoform X4, whose product is MNPYQCPSCGKRFKQSSNLITHQRVHTGEKPFTCPDCGKLFAYRSNFVVHLRIHTGEKPFTCSECGKGFTQSSELMKHQRVHTGEKPFSCSECGKEFSRSSALQSHRRVHTGEKPFTCSECGKGFTQLSNLVNHKRVHTGEKPYICSECGKGFTQLSNMFTHQRVHRGERPFICSECGKGFTQSSHLTTHQRMHTGERPFTCSECGKAFTDSRYLLRHQQLHSGVKPFICSDCGKGFTHSCDLLKHQQVHAEERPFTCSVCGKGFTEQHYLTRHQRVHTGEKPYVCSECGKSFTQINNLKSHQRLHTGEKPFICSECGKRFTQLSNLRTHQRVHTGEKPFICSECGKGFTQPSSLLTHQRIHTGEKPFICSECGKGFNKRPYLVTHQRIHTGEKPFKCSVCGKGFNKRPYLETHQRIHTGEKPFICSECGRGFTQRCSLKKHKQVHTREKLFTCSDCGKRFKQSSNLITHQRVHTGEKPFTCPDCGKLFAYRSNFVVHLRIHTGEKPFTCSECGKGFTQSSELMKHQRVHTGEKPFSCSECGKEFSRSSDLQSHRRVHTGEKPFTCSECGKGFTQLSNLVNHKRVHTGEKPYICSECGKGFTQLSNMFTHQRVHRGERPFICSECGKGFTQSSHLTTHQRMHTGERPFTCSECGKAFTDSRYLLRHQQLHSGVKPFTCSDCGKGFTHSCDLLNHQRIHTEERPFTCSECGKGFTRSSEVLKHQRIHTGEKPFTCSECGKGFTEQSYLLIHQRLHTGEKPFICSECGKGFTQLSNLRTHQRVHTGEKPFICLACGKGFTQPSSLLTHQRVHSGEKPFICSECGKGFAQLSNLRTHQRVHTGEKPFTCSKCGKGFTQSCHLVTHLQTHTGEKPFVCSKCGKGFSNSCYLSRHQQVHRAVKLFTCSECEKGFTRSSSLVKHQQVHTGVRV